The following proteins are encoded in a genomic region of Dokdonia donghaensis DSW-1:
- a CDS encoding enoyl-CoA hydratase/isomerase family protein — MDYKNFQTFTASQTEGVLTVTINFGPVNVQGQEMLADLNSLALRLERDRSVKVVVFESSNPDYWVCHYDTNLLRDMSTEAVPRNEVQLLDLQAVLERLSNLPQATIAKIEGFARGGGHEMALALDMRFAARGKAKFMQMEVGMGILPCGGGASRMARQVGLGKALEIILGAQDWDADQAEQYGTVNKALDPDEIGPYVDALATRISKFPAEAITACKRAVYASIDLPIKEALKEEAYQLYQATSRTPAIKRFTIADENGAQFDHNNQKNWEGMLLDLQEIQ, encoded by the coding sequence ATGGATTACAAAAACTTCCAAACGTTTACGGCTTCACAAACAGAAGGCGTACTCACCGTAACAATTAATTTTGGCCCTGTAAATGTACAAGGACAAGAAATGCTAGCAGATCTCAACAGCCTTGCACTACGTCTCGAGAGAGATAGAAGCGTTAAAGTAGTCGTTTTTGAATCGTCAAATCCAGATTATTGGGTATGTCACTATGATACAAATCTTTTGAGAGATATGTCTACAGAGGCAGTACCAAGAAATGAAGTACAGCTATTGGACTTGCAAGCTGTTTTAGAGAGATTAAGCAACTTACCACAGGCAACAATCGCAAAAATAGAAGGATTTGCACGTGGCGGAGGTCACGAGATGGCACTAGCGCTAGATATGCGATTTGCAGCGAGAGGAAAAGCTAAGTTTATGCAGATGGAAGTAGGTATGGGTATTCTTCCTTGTGGAGGTGGCGCATCACGTATGGCAAGACAAGTAGGTCTTGGTAAAGCACTTGAAATTATTCTAGGTGCACAAGACTGGGATGCAGACCAAGCAGAGCAATATGGAACCGTAAATAAAGCCCTAGACCCAGATGAGATTGGACCATATGTAGACGCACTTGCCACACGCATATCAAAATTCCCTGCAGAGGCAATTACAGCTTGTAAACGTGCCGTATATGCATCCATAGACTTACCAATTAAAGAGGCTTTAAAAGAGGAAGCGTATCAACTTTATCAAGCTACAAGCAGAACTCCGGCAATAAAACGTTTTACCATCGCAGATGAAAATGGAGCTCAGTTTGACCATAACAATCAGAAAAACTGGGAAGGAATGTTATTAGACCTTCAAGAAATACAATAA
- a CDS encoding AraC family transcriptional regulator — protein MQVLEAYKPFEIQEMELSEWKQRPVKNNFFELVLIESGEGTQCINYNFYDYKKDSIFLLPPLKCHSFNIEKRTKFVFLKFTNSFFKSSNKMTLDKSEWFKEAAYILSNYNQLPGDIIKSDADREHLKQLTAIILRETRNYGEVSVSLISSLMVSILEVVIRNIKKGSHYEIVNTTSDDRATKMLTYINENIAKSDLLKVDRLAETFMMSATYVSEFFRKQVGMSLREYIIKAKLRLVEIRLLNSDFTLTEIADELGFTDVSHLSKTFKRYTGSSVREFKNAGEYMLLKRASCGVSV, from the coding sequence ATGCAAGTATTAGAAGCTTATAAACCTTTTGAAATACAAGAAATGGAGTTGTCTGAGTGGAAACAACGCCCAGTTAAAAACAACTTTTTTGAGCTTGTACTTATTGAGAGTGGGGAGGGTACGCAGTGTATTAATTATAACTTTTACGATTATAAGAAGGATAGTATTTTTTTACTACCTCCTTTAAAGTGTCATTCTTTTAATATAGAGAAGCGTACAAAATTTGTCTTTTTAAAGTTTACCAATTCGTTTTTTAAAAGCTCAAATAAAATGACCCTAGATAAGTCTGAGTGGTTTAAAGAAGCTGCCTACATCTTGTCTAACTATAACCAGCTGCCTGGCGATATTATTAAAAGTGATGCAGATAGGGAGCACCTCAAACAGCTTACGGCAATTATTTTAAGAGAGACTAGAAATTATGGAGAGGTCTCTGTATCGCTTATCTCAAGTCTTATGGTGAGTATCTTAGAAGTGGTTATAAGAAATATAAAAAAAGGTAGTCACTATGAGATTGTAAATACAACAAGTGATGATAGAGCAACAAAAATGCTCACCTACATCAACGAGAATATTGCAAAAAGTGATTTACTTAAAGTAGATAGACTTGCAGAAACATTTATGATGTCTGCCACCTATGTAAGTGAGTTTTTTAGAAAACAGGTAGGGATGTCCTTGCGTGAGTATATTATAAAAGCCAAACTTAGACTAGTAGAAATACGTCTTCTCAACTCAGATTTTACCCTTACTGAAATCGCAGATGAGTTAGGCTTTACAGACGTAAGTCACCTCTCAAAAACCTTTAAACGCTATACAGGTTCTTCTGTAAGAGAGTTTAAAAATGCTGGGGAGTATATGCTACTTAAAAGAGCTTCTTGCGGTGTGAGTGTTTAA
- a CDS encoding monovalent cation:proton antiporter-2 (CPA2) family protein yields the protein MSGGILFEAIIFLAGAVICVPIAKRLGLSSVIGYLLAGMLIGPYILGFVGQEGQDILEFAEFGVVVMLFIIGLEIKPRSFWEMRKLVIGMGSIQVFGTMLLTYGILYFAGVDWKIAITCGMAVALSSTAITLQTNKEKGLMETTYGTSSFSILLFQDIIVIVMLAVLPLLSNVSNATSTSEGIHNSHTSVLEGLPLGFQALAIISSIAIIIIAGRYLIVPMLRLVARSKVRELLVASALLIVVGISFLMELVGLSPALGAFLGGVVLATSEFKHELESTLDPFKGLLLGLFFMAVGASINFIVIAENPLLITGLVVGVILVKAIILLITGLAFKLKLDQRLLLIVGLAQIGEFAFVLLSFAFQLNIFEREQLDIMLVVTALTMTITPVLWIVNERLILPRKGTKEQENRPMDDIQSNHKVLLIGFGHFGSTVGRFLRAHGIKTTVLDLDSNRVDFLRKMGFEVFYGDANRMDLLESAGIAEADYLICAIDNPELVRRIVKKVKDKYPHIKLLVRARNRYDAYELHNMGIDHIYRESLDTSVKMASDVLHFMGFDREATDEQAAKFIQLDVDSLKRLAVSPKDEKEYIFRARKEIAQQEELLNSDLHMGSSSLGGKRS from the coding sequence ATGAGTGGAGGAATACTTTTTGAGGCAATTATATTTCTAGCCGGAGCCGTGATTTGTGTACCCATAGCAAAAAGACTTGGGCTCAGTTCTGTAATAGGATATCTACTAGCAGGAATGCTTATAGGTCCGTACATTCTAGGTTTTGTAGGGCAAGAAGGGCAAGATATACTTGAGTTTGCCGAGTTTGGAGTTGTGGTAATGCTATTTATTATTGGGCTAGAAATCAAACCTAGAAGTTTCTGGGAGATGCGAAAACTCGTTATAGGTATGGGAAGTATCCAAGTATTTGGGACGATGCTGCTCACGTATGGTATTCTATATTTTGCTGGTGTAGATTGGAAAATAGCCATTACTTGTGGTATGGCCGTTGCCTTGTCATCTACTGCAATAACGTTACAAACTAATAAGGAAAAGGGTCTTATGGAAACTACCTACGGTACGTCTTCTTTTTCTATTCTCTTGTTTCAAGATATTATTGTTATTGTTATGCTTGCCGTATTGCCCCTTCTATCTAACGTAAGTAATGCTACTTCGACAAGTGAGGGTATTCATAATAGTCACACAAGTGTACTAGAAGGTTTACCACTAGGATTTCAAGCACTGGCTATTATTTCATCTATTGCTATTATTATCATAGCTGGTAGATATCTTATTGTTCCTATGCTACGTTTAGTAGCAAGATCAAAAGTAAGAGAACTCCTAGTAGCCTCTGCTTTACTTATAGTAGTGGGTATCTCATTTCTTATGGAGTTAGTAGGGCTCAGTCCTGCTCTTGGAGCCTTTTTAGGTGGGGTCGTACTGGCTACTAGTGAGTTTAAGCACGAGCTTGAAAGTACGCTAGACCCTTTTAAGGGATTATTACTAGGCTTATTTTTTATGGCAGTAGGTGCTTCTATAAATTTTATTGTTATCGCTGAGAACCCTTTATTGATTACCGGTCTGGTGGTGGGTGTCATCCTTGTAAAGGCAATTATACTGCTCATCACGGGATTAGCCTTTAAGCTCAAACTTGACCAGCGATTACTACTCATTGTAGGGCTAGCACAAATAGGGGAGTTTGCCTTTGTATTGTTATCCTTTGCTTTCCAGCTCAATATATTTGAGAGAGAGCAGCTAGATATTATGCTCGTTGTTACAGCCCTCACAATGACTATTACACCTGTACTTTGGATTGTAAACGAACGCCTTATTTTACCTCGCAAGGGAACTAAAGAACAAGAAAATAGACCTATGGACGATATACAGTCTAACCATAAAGTGTTGCTTATAGGTTTTGGTCATTTTGGGAGTACAGTGGGCAGATTTTTACGTGCCCACGGCATAAAAACTACAGTACTTGATCTAGACTCAAATAGAGTAGACTTCTTGCGTAAAATGGGTTTTGAGGTGTTTTATGGCGATGCAAATAGAATGGATCTTCTTGAGTCTGCTGGTATTGCAGAGGCAGATTACCTTATTTGTGCCATAGATAACCCAGAGCTGGTACGACGCATTGTAAAAAAGGTAAAGGATAAGTATCCTCACATTAAACTACTCGTGCGCGCCAGAAATAGATATGATGCTTACGAACTTCACAATATGGGAATTGATCATATTTACAGAGAGTCGCTAGATACATCTGTAAAGATGGCGAGTGATGTATTGCACTTTATGGGCTTTGATCGAGAGGCTACAGATGAGCAAGCAGCCAAGTTTATACAGCTGGATGTAGATAGTTTGAAACGTCTTGCAGTAAGCCCAAAAGACGAGAAAGAATACATCTTTAGAGCAAGAAAGGAAATTGCACAACAAGAGGAGTTGCTTAACAGTGACCTCCATATGGGAAGCAGTAGCCTGGGAGGTAAGCGTTCATAA
- a CDS encoding HmuY family protein, whose translation MNKNILSLATLLIIAFTSCSSDDDTTVALTPVETAQVSNLFAPQTGGQGQPIGGEFTKFDFETGAITTSDTEWDIAFRGTTIAVNGGVATGTDDEPTRTGDASAAIVTSTFDNVTTAEGLTFTQDSESEFAIPTGSDNGWYNYNFQNNVVSPIPGQILVFKTTEGNYAKVEILSYYQDAPASPDPQTDASRYYTFNYVYNPNEGETTFN comes from the coding sequence ATGAACAAGAACATTTTATCACTAGCAACCTTACTTATCATCGCCTTTACCTCGTGTAGCAGTGATGATGATACTACAGTTGCCCTTACTCCTGTCGAGACGGCACAAGTAAGTAACCTATTTGCCCCTCAAACCGGTGGACAGGGCCAGCCTATAGGCGGCGAGTTTACAAAATTTGATTTCGAAACTGGTGCAATTACTACCAGCGATACAGAATGGGATATTGCCTTTAGAGGTACTACCATTGCTGTAAATGGTGGTGTAGCAACAGGTACAGATGATGAGCCTACCCGCACTGGTGATGCGTCAGCAGCTATCGTTACTAGTACTTTTGATAATGTGACTACAGCAGAAGGTCTTACGTTTACTCAAGACTCAGAAAGCGAGTTTGCTATCCCCACGGGAAGTGATAATGGATGGTACAATTACAACTTTCAAAACAACGTGGTCTCTCCAATACCAGGACAAATACTTGTATTTAAAACTACCGAGGGTAACTATGCAAAAGTTGAGATACTGAGCTACTATCAAGATGCACCTGCCAGTCCAGACCCACAGACAGACGCGAGTAGATACTACACATTTAATTATGTCTATAACCCTAATGAAGGCGAAACAACTTTTAACTAA
- a CDS encoding TonB-dependent receptor plug domain-containing protein, with protein sequence MNPKTLVISLVLIITSQTLFSQEQPEAVTPEELEEVILTATRTKRQLSSLPLPATLISQKTIKQSGSLRLQEILNEQTGIITIADESGFEGVQIQGISSDYILILIDGVPLVGRSAGNFDLSRLTVGNIKQIEVVKGPSSSLYGSEALGGVINIITEKPPSEQLDGDVSYRIGSNTTQDVQASIKQGFEKLRYALFANRNSSNGYDLTPESEGQTVNPFVNYTVNGRVYYDFSDKLSLFGSARLYDQEQEAGLTVDNMSYEGDTDEREYNTHLKLDQKFDSPLTTTYELYYTNYQARELLQDPISAGVLSDNDFNQKLWRPEVRGNYAFAKAGSLTTGIGLQYDQLDRTFFDETVRFNSQYIYAQYDTTPLDKLNVIAGLRYDNHSEYSDQLSPKIALRYEATDAIAIKGSVGYGFKAPDFRQLYFDFTNAAVGYTVLGYNVALSKLQELQDQDQILDVLISQDDLSQPLAAESSVSYNLGVTYKKGKWNAELNGFRNDFKNLIDTRIIARKQNGQNVFSYANFDKVFTTGFELNATYTFSKKLRLSAGYQLLYAYNNTNREAVRDGQVFARDPETNQTVVIKEQDHFGLINRSRHNANAKLFYNIPSLDIAMNVRLLYRSKYAQFDTNGNNLIDRYDTSFVDGYLTANVAASKKFFKTMTLQVGANNLLDYTDSNIPTLPGIQGYASINYQF encoded by the coding sequence ATGAACCCTAAAACACTAGTAATAAGCCTAGTACTTATTATAACCTCACAAACACTTTTTTCTCAAGAGCAACCAGAAGCTGTAACACCAGAAGAACTAGAAGAAGTTATCCTAACAGCTACGCGCACAAAACGACAATTATCTTCCCTCCCACTACCCGCAACTTTAATCTCACAAAAAACCATAAAGCAATCTGGAAGTTTACGATTACAAGAGATACTTAATGAGCAAACAGGTATTATCACCATTGCAGATGAGAGTGGTTTTGAAGGGGTGCAAATACAAGGAATATCATCAGACTATATACTTATCCTTATTGATGGTGTACCACTAGTGGGTCGTAGTGCGGGAAACTTTGATTTGAGTAGACTCACCGTAGGTAATATCAAACAGATAGAAGTGGTAAAAGGTCCCTCTAGTAGCCTTTACGGCTCTGAGGCGCTGGGCGGAGTTATCAATATTATTACAGAAAAGCCACCATCAGAACAGCTAGATGGTGATGTGAGCTATCGCATAGGCTCAAATACCACACAAGACGTGCAAGCCAGCATCAAGCAGGGGTTTGAAAAATTGAGATATGCCCTGTTTGCAAACCGAAACTCTAGCAATGGTTATGATCTCACACCAGAAAGTGAAGGACAGACAGTAAATCCATTTGTAAACTACACTGTAAATGGTCGTGTGTATTATGACTTTAGTGACAAGCTTTCTTTGTTTGGCTCTGCTAGATTATATGATCAAGAGCAGGAAGCTGGCCTTACGGTAGATAATATGAGCTACGAGGGTGATACAGACGAGCGTGAGTATAACACCCATCTCAAATTAGATCAAAAGTTTGATTCCCCACTCACTACTACCTATGAACTTTATTACACAAACTATCAAGCGAGGGAGTTGCTACAAGACCCTATTTCGGCAGGGGTGCTTAGTGATAATGACTTTAACCAGAAGTTATGGCGGCCAGAGGTACGTGGTAATTACGCTTTCGCGAAAGCGGGATCACTCACAACAGGTATAGGCTTACAGTATGACCAGCTAGATCGTACCTTTTTTGACGAGACGGTACGTTTTAACTCGCAATACATCTATGCACAGTATGACACCACACCACTAGACAAACTGAATGTTATAGCAGGATTACGTTATGATAATCACTCCGAATATAGTGATCAACTTAGTCCAAAAATTGCCCTACGCTACGAGGCTACAGATGCAATTGCCATTAAAGGCTCTGTGGGCTATGGCTTTAAAGCGCCAGACTTTAGACAGCTATACTTTGATTTTACAAATGCTGCCGTGGGTTACACTGTTTTGGGCTATAATGTGGCGCTAAGTAAGCTTCAAGAACTACAAGATCAAGACCAGATACTAGATGTACTCATCTCTCAAGATGACTTATCACAACCGCTCGCCGCCGAAAGTTCTGTAAGTTACAACCTAGGCGTCACCTATAAAAAAGGAAAGTGGAATGCAGAGCTCAACGGCTTTAGAAATGACTTTAAAAATCTGATTGATACACGCATTATTGCTAGAAAACAAAATGGCCAAAATGTCTTTAGCTATGCAAATTTTGATAAGGTATTTACCACAGGTTTTGAGCTTAATGCGACCTACACCTTCTCAAAAAAACTTCGTCTTAGTGCGGGATACCAGTTGCTGTATGCATATAACAATACAAACAGAGAGGCAGTGCGAGATGGACAAGTTTTTGCACGAGACCCAGAGACTAACCAGACGGTTGTTATAAAAGAGCAAGACCATTTTGGACTCATAAATAGATCCCGCCATAATGCAAATGCAAAGCTATTTTATAACATCCCATCGCTAGACATAGCTATGAATGTACGTCTACTCTACCGCAGTAAGTACGCACAGTTTGACACAAACGGTAATAACCTAATAGATCGCTACGACACCAGCTTTGTAGACGGGTATCTCACAGCAAATGTTGCTGCATCAAAAAAATTTTTTAAAACGATGACGCTTCAAGTAGGTGCAAATAACTTGCTTGATTATACGGATAGTAACATCCCTACATTACCAGGTATACAAGGGTATGCCTCTATTAATTATCAATTTTAA
- a CDS encoding DUF6607 family protein: MKRILFTLLIISIGLQTTAQTNKKELDKEAIKKMCGCFEVTFNFAETFNYSNDSLYKPSKNKVSKGLEWAQLVTDKEDQIEIQHLLQVGSPEQPMIVKHWRQNWLYENTNLYSYNADNVWTYENKSADEVAGQWTQKVYQVDDSPRYEGSATWVHVDGKSYWENIANAPLPRREYTTRSDYNLTVRGNRQEITPYGWVHDQDNSKVVRTANQEDRVIAKEKGYNTYKRVDDSKCAAAAQWWVDNQEKWALVRTKWDEVYNKNKDLHLEQKVDNKVLYKHLFGEGYEDQKSIDQLIESFVKE; the protein is encoded by the coding sequence ATGAAAAGAATATTATTTACCCTACTTATAATAAGTATAGGATTACAAACCACAGCACAGACTAATAAGAAGGAGCTCGATAAAGAAGCTATAAAGAAGATGTGCGGCTGCTTTGAAGTGACTTTTAACTTTGCAGAGACCTTTAATTATAGTAATGACTCATTATATAAGCCTTCAAAAAATAAGGTTAGCAAAGGACTAGAGTGGGCGCAACTTGTTACAGATAAGGAGGATCAAATTGAGATACAACACTTATTACAAGTAGGAAGCCCAGAACAACCTATGATTGTAAAACACTGGAGACAAAACTGGCTTTATGAAAACACAAACCTCTACTCATACAATGCAGATAATGTATGGACTTACGAAAATAAAAGTGCAGATGAGGTAGCTGGACAGTGGACACAAAAGGTGTATCAAGTAGACGATAGTCCGCGTTACGAAGGCTCTGCAACCTGGGTACACGTAGACGGTAAGAGCTACTGGGAGAATATTGCAAACGCACCTTTACCTAGACGAGAGTATACCACTAGAAGCGACTATAACCTTACGGTACGTGGTAATCGCCAGGAGATCACTCCTTATGGATGGGTACACGATCAAGATAATAGTAAGGTAGTGCGCACCGCAAACCAAGAAGATCGAGTAATAGCCAAAGAGAAAGGATACAACACCTACAAGCGTGTAGATGATAGTAAATGTGCTGCTGCTGCACAGTGGTGGGTAGATAACCAAGAAAAATGGGCGCTTGTGCGCACTAAATGGGATGAAGTTTACAATAAGAACAAAGACCTACATCTAGAGCAAAAAGTAGATAATAAAGTATTATACAAGCACCTTTTTGGCGAAGGATATGAAGATCAAAAAAGTATAGACCAACTTATAGAATCATTTGTAAAAGAATAA
- a CDS encoding ankyrin repeat domain-containing protein has product MKRAHNILLLAILLASTLANAQDDNIFLNRDFWKGEVTVSTVTQKIKEGNDPAMLNANAFDATVYALLEKKDVAVIKYLISQLGNDVAKKTHDSRIYLHWAAYTGDLATVNYLLDQGSDVTALDSHSFTPLAFGINAGQINPEIIEAFEKAGVNLTAQKSDTGVNLLLLAAPSLKTDADLDYFLNKGFDINATDTNGNGIFNYAAKKGNINFLKSLVARGVAYKELASDGGNAFMFAAQGGRGYSNSLAVYEYLQSLGLEANVVTKQGTTPLHRLAYSNKDAAIFNFFINAGVDVNQKDKSGTTAFHNAAARNNLAIVQLLAKQLTDINTVNDKGQTPLMLAVGGNDMSVVQYILDNGGDAFAKDKAGNSLASYLVQLYSARNPKAFESKLALLSKKGVSLTTTQAEGNTPLHLAVLKNDVNLVKQLLAYKPAINAKNSEGLTALHIAAMKAKDDRLMKLLIASGADHKVKTDFEESVLDLATENELLQQNNIPLTFLK; this is encoded by the coding sequence ATGAAAAGAGCACATAATATATTACTACTGGCTATTCTTCTAGCAAGTACGCTAGCAAACGCACAAGACGATAACATTTTTCTAAATAGAGATTTTTGGAAAGGTGAAGTCACAGTAAGTACGGTCACACAAAAAATAAAAGAGGGTAACGACCCAGCAATGCTCAATGCAAACGCCTTTGACGCTACGGTGTATGCACTACTTGAAAAGAAAGATGTAGCTGTAATTAAGTACCTCATTTCTCAACTTGGTAATGACGTTGCAAAGAAAACACACGATAGTCGTATATACCTTCACTGGGCGGCTTACACGGGTGATCTGGCAACGGTAAACTATTTACTTGATCAAGGTTCTGACGTTACGGCGCTAGATAGCCATAGTTTTACTCCGCTAGCCTTTGGTATCAACGCTGGGCAGATTAATCCAGAGATTATAGAAGCTTTTGAAAAAGCAGGCGTAAACCTTACCGCTCAAAAAAGTGATACAGGCGTAAATCTACTTTTACTAGCAGCACCATCGTTAAAAACAGATGCAGATCTTGATTACTTTTTAAACAAAGGCTTTGACATAAATGCTACAGATACTAATGGGAATGGCATTTTTAACTATGCCGCAAAAAAAGGAAATATTAATTTTCTTAAAAGCCTTGTAGCACGTGGTGTGGCTTATAAAGAGCTTGCCAGTGATGGAGGTAATGCATTTATGTTTGCAGCTCAAGGTGGTCGTGGTTATAGTAACTCACTAGCCGTTTATGAGTATCTACAATCGCTAGGTCTTGAGGCAAATGTGGTTACAAAACAAGGTACGACACCTTTACACCGTCTTGCGTATAGCAACAAAGACGCAGCTATTTTTAACTTCTTTATAAATGCAGGCGTAGATGTAAATCAGAAAGATAAAAGTGGTACAACCGCCTTTCATAATGCTGCTGCCAGAAATAATCTCGCAATCGTGCAGTTACTCGCAAAGCAACTTACAGATATTAATACAGTAAATGATAAGGGGCAAACACCTCTTATGCTTGCTGTGGGCGGTAATGATATGAGTGTTGTACAATATATACTAGATAATGGTGGTGACGCTTTCGCAAAAGATAAAGCCGGTAACTCACTAGCATCATACCTTGTACAATTATATAGCGCTAGGAATCCAAAAGCTTTTGAAAGTAAGCTTGCTTTATTATCAAAAAAAGGAGTGTCTCTTACCACTACACAAGCCGAAGGAAATACACCATTACATCTTGCAGTCTTAAAAAATGATGTAAACCTTGTAAAGCAGCTTCTCGCATATAAACCAGCCATTAATGCAAAAAACAGTGAAGGACTTACCGCACTTCACATTGCAGCAATGAAAGCAAAAGACGACCGTCTTATGAAATTACTCATAGCGAGTGGTGCAGATCACAAAGTAAAAACAGATTTTGAAGAATCTGTACTAGACCTCGCTACCGAAAACGAACTATTACAACAAAATAACATCCCTCTAACATTTTTAAAATAA
- a CDS encoding DUF2271 domain-containing protein, which produces MKSIYKIIPALLLTGLLLSAFTTATTKPVKCLIQMTNYSGEGAYLVVSLLDPTGAYEETLYVQGKDSEWYSEITAWWQFYGKRRPNIDAISGATISGGERTVTVLQIPEDKIDKGYSLRFETSVEDQEYYEDDIQFELTSENLKAKKEGKGFIRYVRMLPQ; this is translated from the coding sequence ATGAAAAGTATCTATAAAATCATACCAGCCCTGTTACTCACGGGGCTTTTATTAAGTGCGTTTACTACAGCAACTACAAAACCTGTAAAGTGCCTTATCCAGATGACTAACTATAGTGGAGAAGGAGCCTACCTTGTAGTATCGCTTCTAGATCCTACCGGTGCGTATGAAGAGACACTTTATGTGCAAGGTAAAGACAGCGAGTGGTATAGTGAGATTACTGCCTGGTGGCAATTTTATGGGAAGCGCCGCCCTAATATAGATGCAATTTCTGGGGCTACCATAAGTGGTGGTGAGCGCACAGTGACTGTATTACAAATACCAGAAGATAAAATTGATAAAGGTTATAGTTTACGTTTTGAAACCTCTGTAGAAGATCAAGAATATTATGAAGATGATATTCAATTTGAGCTTACTTCAGAAAATCTGAAAGCCAAAAAAGAAGGTAAAGGTTTTATACGCTATGTAAGAATGTTACCTCAGTAA